A single genomic interval of Carassius auratus strain Wakin chromosome 30, ASM336829v1, whole genome shotgun sequence harbors:
- the LOC113048987 gene encoding RING finger protein 215-like yields the protein MGELACVSVLCWLWLYPLVSSEQVAFVEVFLEDHQHVLQGEVLQGSLDNDPIENHSKKKHDLNGDLILIKDKAIKTNSDSSDGKDPNPWIGVVPVQIKEGTVSSNSNQESFAASVVNKMKRALVLGASALIILALNQNTVREMDLSQVLSKPVIIIQTSENVTKLIGALLRGLHATAKITYKSFLQDTLGATLTLWSSCGRSRGGLYGEWQGVICTGETNSQVQKYLQQLWNSVVLVALVLSTGVIVHARWQLQDNQLNEDLQSDLKQDILKRLSALKTRTYRQPKVRRCDPTQTQPLEMDSCAVCLEQYNNNQCLRVLPCLHEFHRDCVDPWLLLQQTCPLCKRSVLGHFY from the exons ATGGGAGAGTTGGCATGTGTTTCTGTGCTGTGCTGGCTGTGGCTTTACCCGCTGGTGTCCAGCGAACAGGTGGCTTTTGTAGAGGTGTTTCTGGAGGACCATCAGCATGTTTTGCAGGGTGAGGTGCTCCAGGGGAGTCTGGACAACGACCCAATTGAAAACCACAGCAAAAAGAAACATGACCTCAATGGAGACCTCATATTA ATAAAAGACAAAGCTATTAAAACCAACAGTGATAGCAGTGATGGAAAGGATCCGAACCCCTGGATTGGGGTGGTACCTGTCCAGATAAAGGAAGGCACAGTTTCCAGTAACAGCAACCAAGAGTCATTCGCTGCCTCTGTGGTCAATAAG ATGAAGCGTGCTCTTGTTCTGGGTGCATCTGCTTTAATCATCCTGGCTTTAAACCAGAATACTGTCCGTGAG ATGGATCTCTCTCAGGTCCTCTCAAAGCCAGTCATTATTATTCAGACGTCAGAAAATGTCACTAAGCTCATTGGGGCACTGCTCAG GGGCCTTCATGCAACAGCAAAGATCACTTACAAATCTTTTCTACAGGACACTCTG GGGGCTACTTTGACCCTGTGGTCCAGCTGTGGCCGTTCGAGAGGAGGGTTGTACGGGGAATGGCAAGGGGTCATCTGCACCGGGGAGACCAACTCTCAGGTCCAG AAATATCTCCAGCAGCTGTGGAACAGTGTCGTTCTGGTGGCCCTGGTCCTGTCCACGGGGGTCATAGTTCATGCACGCTGGCAGCTCCAGGACAACCAGCTTAATGAGGATTTACAG TCAGACCTAAAGCAAGACATTTTAAAGAGATTATCAGCACTGAAGACGAGGACATACCGGCAACCCAAAGTGAGAAGATGTGACCCAACACAAACTCAGCCGCTGGAGATGGACAGCTGTGCAGTGTGTCTGGAGCAATACAACAACAACCAG TGTTTGAGGGTGTTACCGTGCCTCCATGAATTCCACAGAGATTGTGTGgatccctggctcctccttcagCAGACCTGTCCTCTCTGCAAACGTAGCGTGCTTG GTCATTTTTACTGA
- the LOC113048980 gene encoding protein HIRA-like, with product MKLLKPSWVSHNGKPIFSVDIHPDGSKFATGGQGEDSGKVVIWNMAPVLREEDEKNENVPKLLCQMDNHLACVNCVRWSNNGLYLASGGDDKLVMVWKRAAFIGPSTVFGSSSKLANVEQWRCVMILRNHTGDVMDVAWSPHDVWLASCSVDNTIVIWNARKFPEIVMTLKGHTGLVKGLTWDPVGKYIASQADDHSLKVWRTMDWKLETNITKPFSECGGTTHVLRLSWSPDGQYLVSAHAMNNSGPTAQIIERDGWKTNMDFVGHRKAVTVVKFNPKIFKKKQKNGSTPKPSCPYCCCAVGSKDRSLSVWLTSLKRPLVVIHDLFDKSIMDITWTLNGLGLLVCSMDGTVALLDFSQDELGDPLNEEEKNTIHQNIYGKSLAITTGSHLTSTVIENPEMLKYQQERQRNQNPNGEAQGSAPENQTHKLTNVLNGESLEDIRKNLLKKQVETRTADGRRRITPLCIAQLDTADFSPALFNSVPILPGSSASTQLIPQISSDSNSLGLRPSHDPTSTSPNKPAEDNKDSGTAAVNSIGMKSNLLLTSASKFEPMKALDSRFTERSKATPGVTSVHLTIGITPLDRVKDGSSVKEPKGKEETSSDSEDKIVVKSMAKRKGEMEGAEVVEKRKKGRPRKDAKMMPISQPFPQTPVSLEKEPSRLTAPVALLKLPTPSIQKSFSTQVSTDGVTYLEVENEVSVVSGSRLSQLKWSREGREWDTLLPSRIIIAAGSSDVVAVACEDRTLSVFTACGRRLIPSIMLSAPMSALHCSGHFVMALTASAALSVWDVQKQTALVKNESLDPVLSGTDATVSQSFLTRQGVAVVSLSNGKAYCFNSSLESWNLIADKQDSLVQCADFRSCVSSQDALGSTGPLALTQGRNLSAGRLASGLSSTPHLLQQGITLAFLEKQLSSALILLSASEYRHWILIYTRFLVNEGYELRIRELCQDLLGPVHRSSSSSWEPTVLGLRKRDLLTEVLPVIGQNLRFQRLFTEYQDQLELLRLK from the exons ATGAAGCTCTTGAAGCCGAGTTGGGTCAGTCACAATG gtAAACCAATATTCTCCGTTGACATCCATCCTGATGGATCTAAGTTTGCTACAGGTGGCCAAG GTGAGGACTCTGGGAAAGTGGTCATTTGGAATATGGCTCCCGTTCTTcgagaggaggatgagaagaacgAGAATGTTCCCAAATTGCTTTGTCAGATGGACAATCACTTGG CATGTGTGAATTGCGTGCGCTGGTCAAATAATGGCTTATATCTGGCATCAGGAGGAGACGATAAACTGGTGATGGTGTGGAAAAGAGCTGC TTTCATCGGTCCGAGCACAGTGTTTGGGTCCAGCAGTAAACTGGCTAATGTGGAGCAGTGGAGGTGCGTCATGATTCTGAGGAATCACACGGGAG ATGTAATGGATGTCGCCTGGTCGCCTCATGATGTCTGGCTCGCATCCTGCAGTGTGGATAACACCATCGTTATATGGAACGCTCGGAAATTTCCAG AGATCGTGATGACTTTAAAGGGACACACAGGGCTGGTGAAAGGCCTGACGTGGGACCCTGTTGGAAAGTACATCGCTTCCCAGGCGGATGATCACAGCCTGAAGGTCTGGAGGACCATGGACTGGAAGTTGGAGACGAACATCACCAAACCCTTCAGTGAA TGTGGCGGCACCACACACGTCCTGCGGCTGAGCTGGTCTCCAGATGGTCAGTACCTGGTTTCAGCTCATGCCATGAATAATTCTGGGCCCACAGCTCAGATCATCGAACGCGACGGCTGGAAGACCAACATGGACTTTGTGGGTCATCGAAAAGCTGTTACTGTGGTG AAGTTTAATCCTAAGATCTTTAAGAAGAAACAGAAGAACGGTAGTACCCCCAAACCCAGCTGTCCGTACTGCTGCTGCGCGGTGGGCAGTAAGGACCGCTCACTCTCTGTATGG ctCACCTCACTCAAGCGCCCACTGGTGGTCATCCATGACCTTTTCGATAAATCCATTATGGATATTACATG GACACTCAATGGGCTGGGACTCCTGGTTTGCTCCATGGATGGCACTGTGGCTCTCTTGGACTTCTCGCAGGATGAACTGGGAGATCCCTTGAATGAAGAGGAAAAG AATACTATTCATCAGAACATCTATGGAAAGAGTCTGGCCATCACGACGGGGTCCCATCTGACCAGCACCGTCATTGAGAACCCAGAAATGCTGAAGTATCAGCAGGAGAGGCAGAGGAACCAGAACCCCAACGGAGAAGCCCAGGGAAGCGCTCCTGAAAACCAGACTCACAAACTCACCAATGTGCTCAACGGAGAGTCCCTGGAGGACATCAGAAAG AACCTCTTAAAGAAGCAGGTGGAGACCAGAACCGCAGATGGGAGGAGAAGAATCACACCTCTCTGCATCGCTCAGCTCGACACGGC GGACTTCTCACCAGCGTTGTTCAACAGCGTCCCGATCTTGCCGGGGTCATCTGCGTCGACCCAGCTCATCCCTCAGATCTCCTCGGATTCCAACTCGCTTGGCTTGCGCCCCTCACATGACCCCACTAGCACCTCTCCCAACAAACCTGCGGAAGACAACAAGGACAG TGGAACTGCAGCTGTGAACTCGATCGGGATGAAATCGAATCTGCTGTTGACATCAGCCTCCAAGTTCGAGCCCATGAAAGCGCTGGATTCGCGGTTTACCGAAAGGTCAAAGGCCACGCCTGGGGTCACTAGTGTACACCTCACTATAGGCATCACCCCACTTGACAG GGTAAAAGATGGCAGCTCTGTGAAGGAGCCGAAAGGAAAAGAGGAGACCAGCAGCGACAGTGAGGACAAGATCGTGGTGAAATCTATGGCCAAGAGGAAGGGAGAGATGGAGGGAGCAGAGGTGGTAGAGAAGAGGAAGAAGGGAAGGCCGAGGAAAGATGCCAAAATGATGCCCATATCACAGCCCTTCCCACAG ACTCCAGTCTCTTTGGAGAAGGAGCCGTCTCGATTAACAGCACCTGTAGCTCTGTTAAAACTTCCTACCCCATCCATCCAGAAATCATTCAGCACTCAG GTGAGCACCGATGGCGTCACATATCTGGAGGTGGAGAACGAGGTCTCTGTGGTGTCTGGATCTCGTCTCAGTCAGCTCAAATGGAGCAGAGAGGGGCGAGAGTGGGACACGCTGTTGCCCAGTCGCATCATCATCGCAGCCGGCAGCAG cgaTGTTGTTGCTGTAGCTTGCGAGGACCGCACCCTCTCGGTCTTCACGGCGTGTGGACGGAGACTGATTCCATCCATCATGCTGTCCGCCCCCATGTCAGCACTTCACTGCTCGGGACACTTTGTCATGGCGCTGACCGCATCAGCCGCGCTGTCTGTCTG GGATGTTCAGAAACAGACGGCTTTGGTCAAAAACGAATCTCTGGATCCAGTCTTATCAG gCACAGACGCCACAGTGAGTCAGTCGTTTTTGACTCGGCAAGGTGTTGCTGTAGTGTCGCTGTCAAATGGAAAAGCATACTGCTTTAACTCATCGCTGGAGTCCTG GAATTTGATCGCAGATAAGCAGGACTCTCTTGTACAGTGCGCAGACTTCCGCAGTTGTGTGTCCTCTCAGGATGCTCTGGGCTCCACGGGGCCACTGGCTCTAACACAGGGCCGTAATCTGAG TGCGGGGCGGTTGGCATCTGGCTTGTCTTCGACTCCTCACCTCTTGCAGCAGGGAATAACTCTGGCCTTCCTGGAGAAGCAGCTCTCCTCGGCCCTCATCCTCCTCTCAGCGAGCGAGTACAGGCACTGGATTCTCATCTACACACGCTTCCTCGTAAATGAGG GCTATGAGCTGAGGATAAGGGAACTCTGTCAGGACTTACTAGGACCTGTTCACAGATCCAGCAGCAGCTCCTGGGAGCCCACAGTCCTG GGACTGAGAAAGAGGGATCTGTTGACAGAGGTGTTGCCTGTGATTGGTCAGAACTTGCGCTTCCAGAGACTCTTCACAGAGTACCAGGATCAGCTCGAATTGCTGCGTTTGAAATAG